A window of Sphingobacterium sp. lm-10 contains these coding sequences:
- a CDS encoding glycosyltransferase family 4 protein, giving the protein MHSVSDVSILFVSHKYPPSTGGMEKQSFELITRMHQYAKVHQLVHDGSESIIRFFRRLNCRIINVLHRHPEIRVIHFNDGLIASLALYHRGYDHLKKVVTVHGLDVVFPFSFFQRRIIPRFNHFDQIIAVSQATAQAIINRGVHQHRVQVVSNGIDHHWSAENNTQKITALLAKHHIPSGKRYLVLLGRPVKRKGFSWFIRHVLPQLDQKYHVLVIGPFAAKATWKERVLNTLPAKWRHLIMLFLGYPSDQQALRKLLQNPRYATRATHLGKIPSSDLQIVLSEATAFVMPNIFVAGDMEGFGLVCLEASSSGAIVFAASIEGITDAVQHQKNGFLVTPEHVPSWLQSLSFLDHNSDDIYALRKQFRDYTLANFSWDKMAEAYFQIFHSLLAQEPQKNS; this is encoded by the coding sequence ATGCACTCAGTAAGTGATGTGTCCATTCTGTTTGTTAGCCACAAGTACCCTCCCAGTACCGGTGGCATGGAAAAGCAGAGCTTTGAGCTGATCACCCGAATGCATCAGTATGCAAAAGTGCATCAGCTGGTACATGATGGTTCAGAATCTATTATTCGATTTTTCAGAAGACTTAACTGTCGTATTATCAATGTTTTACACAGACATCCAGAAATTCGTGTTATCCACTTTAATGATGGCCTGATTGCAAGTCTGGCACTGTATCATCGCGGCTACGATCACCTCAAAAAAGTAGTCACTGTACATGGATTGGATGTCGTTTTTCCTTTTAGCTTTTTTCAGCGAAGGATAATTCCTAGATTCAATCATTTTGATCAGATTATTGCGGTGAGTCAAGCTACGGCACAGGCCATCATTAATCGCGGTGTGCATCAGCATCGGGTACAAGTCGTCTCTAACGGAATTGATCACCATTGGTCGGCAGAAAACAACACGCAAAAAATAACCGCACTGCTAGCAAAACACCATATACCTTCCGGAAAGCGATACCTAGTGCTGCTAGGAAGACCGGTAAAACGCAAAGGTTTTTCCTGGTTTATAAGACATGTTCTCCCGCAGCTAGATCAAAAATACCACGTCTTGGTAATCGGCCCTTTCGCTGCAAAAGCAACCTGGAAAGAACGTGTTTTAAATACATTACCCGCGAAATGGCGGCACCTCATTATGCTCTTTCTGGGGTATCCCTCCGATCAGCAAGCATTAAGGAAGCTGCTGCAAAACCCTAGATATGCCACACGGGCAACACATCTGGGAAAAATACCTTCGTCTGATCTACAAATTGTATTAAGCGAAGCCACCGCGTTTGTTATGCCCAATATATTCGTTGCCGGAGATATGGAAGGATTTGGCCTGGTATGTCTGGAAGCAAGTAGCAGTGGAGCTATCGTATTTGCGGCTAGCATAGAAGGCATCACCGATGCCGTTCAGCACCAAAAAAACGGATTTTTAGTGACTCCAGAGCATGTGCCTTCCTGGCTGCAAAGTTTATCTTTTTTGGATCATAATAGCGATGATATTTATGCGCTTCGCAAACAGTTCCGCGACTATACCTTAGCAAACTTTAGCTGGGATAAAATGGCCGAAGCCTATTTTCAGATCTTCCACTCGCTGCTAGCGCAGGAGCCACAAAAAAACTCCTAA
- a CDS encoding lysylphosphatidylglycerol synthase transmembrane domain-containing protein, with protein sequence MKVFNYIIVLSVCVCMALFLHQTDFRSVLHTLYTVGYSVLMVFPITALAYYLGTLSWQVYLKDRPKKVSTFRLFFIRQIGETVGLFNPTSVVGGDLTKIYYLLRLQISERSAANSVVSSRMTMVLSQVLLSTLALLWLLYHIEGTNPIENTRPVIYLLLIALTTIQIALFYWIYRSKGSSFSFLKETAATTKIGRYKNKIVRTLSDLKTTFRSNKKAFFLSYLFALLHWIVGSLEFYLILSLLGINIAMMQSVLMDMGVILIKSVGAFIPGQIGIEELGNKVVLAAIGVQSVTMWISISLLRRFRQLIWAAVGCIAYVFFTKQSKPPYALSK encoded by the coding sequence ATGAAAGTTTTCAACTATATAATCGTTCTTTCGGTTTGTGTTTGCATGGCACTATTCCTGCACCAAACAGATTTTAGATCCGTACTTCACACGCTTTACACGGTAGGATATTCCGTATTGATGGTATTCCCAATTACGGCTTTGGCATACTATCTCGGCACATTATCCTGGCAGGTTTATTTAAAGGATAGGCCGAAAAAAGTAAGCACCTTTCGATTATTCTTCATAAGACAAATTGGTGAGACGGTAGGCCTTTTCAATCCAACCAGTGTGGTTGGTGGTGATCTAACGAAAATATACTACTTATTGAGGTTGCAAATCAGCGAGCGATCCGCCGCCAATTCTGTCGTATCCTCCCGCATGACCATGGTATTATCGCAAGTATTACTGTCTACTCTGGCACTCCTATGGTTGCTTTATCATATCGAGGGCACAAACCCTATTGAAAACACAAGACCTGTGATATACCTATTGCTAATCGCGTTAACAACGATACAAATTGCCCTGTTCTACTGGATATATCGTAGCAAAGGCTCATCCTTTTCTTTCCTAAAAGAGACCGCAGCAACCACAAAAATTGGCAGATACAAAAATAAGATCGTACGTACACTATCAGATCTTAAAACAACATTTCGATCCAACAAAAAGGCCTTCTTCCTTTCCTATCTCTTTGCGTTGCTACACTGGATTGTAGGCAGTCTTGAATTCTACCTGATACTATCCCTACTGGGAATCAATATCGCGATGATGCAATCTGTTTTAATGGATATGGGTGTAATCCTGATCAAAAGCGTAGGCGCATTTATTCCAGGACAAATCGGGATAGAGGAGTTGGGAAACAAAGTTGTATTGGCCGCGATAGGTGTACAAAGCGTAACTATGTGGATCAGCATTTCCTTATTACGCAGATTCCGACAGTTGATCTGGGCCGCCGTAGGTTGTATCGCGTATGTATTTTTCACCAAACAAAGCAAACCACCTTATGCACTCAGTAAGTGA
- a CDS encoding glycosyltransferase family 1 protein, with product MIKVALFAEILIKDFDGAARTVFQLIDRIDSKEFSYLFVYGNGPEQFRHFESLKIPCLRLPVNDDYSFALPALTKQRLYAQLDQFSPDVIHITTPSALGFFALRYAQKRNIPVISIYHTHFLAYIPYYFKNLAFLVKPIVNWMSGAMLRFYNNCDKIYVPTPSMIQGLGKIGIEHNRLTLWQRGINLKLFNPAHSARNSLHKITKNTHKNILFASRLVWEKNLETLIGLANLIETYHLPYNVIIAGDGAAKKEMQRRMPHAYFLGKQDHESLATLYASADVFVFPSISETYGNVVTEAMASGLPCVIGDGGGSADLVSHGVDGYKCDPMQPEEYLRYINQLLNNDKLYDRVRSNALATVQQLDWDTLAHRYFEDVTLLAVGAGKKWIGKAS from the coding sequence ATGATAAAAGTCGCGCTATTTGCCGAGATCCTGATCAAAGACTTTGATGGTGCTGCCCGTACTGTTTTTCAACTAATAGATCGTATCGATTCGAAGGAATTTTCGTACCTATTCGTATATGGCAATGGCCCGGAACAGTTTAGGCATTTCGAATCCTTGAAAATACCCTGTCTTCGCCTACCGGTGAATGATGATTATTCTTTTGCGCTACCCGCGTTGACGAAGCAACGCCTATATGCACAATTAGATCAGTTTTCGCCAGATGTAATTCATATTACAACCCCATCGGCACTAGGTTTTTTTGCATTGCGCTATGCGCAAAAAAGGAATATACCGGTTATTAGTATCTACCATACTCATTTCTTAGCCTACATCCCCTATTATTTCAAAAACTTAGCTTTTCTAGTAAAGCCTATCGTCAATTGGATGTCTGGAGCAATGCTTCGCTTCTATAATAACTGCGACAAGATTTATGTTCCTACGCCTAGCATGATACAGGGTTTGGGAAAGATTGGTATCGAGCACAACCGTTTGACACTTTGGCAAAGAGGAATTAATTTAAAACTATTCAATCCGGCACATAGCGCCCGAAACTCATTGCACAAAATCACAAAAAATACCCATAAAAACATCCTATTTGCCAGCAGACTAGTATGGGAGAAAAACTTGGAAACCTTAATTGGACTGGCGAATCTGATTGAAACTTACCATCTCCCGTACAATGTGATTATAGCCGGAGATGGTGCTGCCAAGAAAGAAATGCAGCGACGCATGCCACATGCCTATTTTCTGGGCAAACAAGATCACGAATCGTTGGCTACGCTTTATGCATCTGCGGATGTCTTTGTCTTCCCATCTATATCAGAAACGTATGGCAATGTGGTTACGGAAGCCATGGCTTCTGGACTGCCTTGTGTGATTGGAGACGGTGGGGGCAGTGCCGATCTGGTATCTCACGGTGTCGACGGTTACAAGTGCGATCCCATGCAGCCGGAAGAATACTTACGCTATATTAACCAACTTCTAAATAACGACAAACTATATGATCGAGTACGCTCCAATGCGCTGGCAACGGTGCAACAGTTGGACTGGGATACCTTGGCCCATCGCTATTTCGAAGATGTCACCCTACTTGCTGTAGGTGCCGGCAAGAAGTGGATAGGGAAAGCGAGTTAA
- a CDS encoding endonuclease/exonuclease/phosphatase family protein — translation MSFLTLVLEQQLQVMTWTSVFIPYERWRLLVGILLIFAIMIWYLVNYKRATARNTFVYNMPYELKDAHAGSLNLLTYNIAGLPELISSAKTPRAESIRSIGLKVDQFDLVNVQEDFNYNVDLYQFNQHPYRTDTKGKVPFGDGLNTLSKYPIMELRRIPWQHCNGSDCLTPKGFAHMRVQLAKDVYIDLYNMHATAHTSKAAVQARRNNMEQLAEYINTHSEGKALLIMGDFNAHYAFMGDNIHSFKKQTGVVDPWVDFFLEGKIPEPYADFMIPHKLELTTDMESIDKILYRHGNDVKLIPKSYAIEDELFSTDAGEHLSDHLAISLSLDWEYIGDKPIN, via the coding sequence ATGAGTTTTCTCACTTTGGTACTAGAACAGCAACTACAAGTCATGACCTGGACTAGTGTTTTTATTCCGTACGAGCGATGGCGACTCTTAGTGGGTATTTTACTAATTTTTGCTATTATGATTTGGTATCTCGTTAATTACAAGCGGGCAACCGCGCGGAATACCTTCGTTTACAATATGCCTTATGAGTTGAAAGATGCCCATGCTGGAAGTCTTAATCTTCTCACGTACAACATTGCTGGACTCCCCGAACTAATTTCGAGTGCGAAAACACCGCGGGCAGAAAGTATTCGTTCCATCGGGCTAAAAGTCGATCAGTTTGATCTGGTTAATGTACAGGAAGATTTTAACTACAACGTCGATCTGTATCAATTTAATCAACATCCTTATCGTACCGACACCAAGGGGAAAGTGCCTTTTGGGGATGGCTTGAATACGCTTTCTAAATATCCGATCATGGAGCTGCGGCGCATCCCGTGGCAGCATTGTAATGGTTCTGACTGTCTTACGCCCAAGGGGTTTGCCCACATGCGCGTGCAGCTGGCGAAAGATGTCTATATTGATTTGTATAATATGCACGCTACTGCACACACGAGTAAAGCAGCGGTACAGGCCCGGAGAAATAATATGGAGCAGTTGGCGGAATATATTAATACGCATTCCGAAGGCAAAGCGTTGCTGATTATGGGAGATTTTAATGCACACTATGCATTTATGGGAGATAATATCCATTCTTTTAAAAAGCAGACAGGCGTGGTGGATCCGTGGGTGGATTTTTTCTTGGAAGGAAAGATACCGGAACCTTATGCTGATTTTATGATCCCGCATAAACTAGAGCTTACCACAGATATGGAATCTATCGATAAGATTTTATATCGCCACGGGAATGACGTTAAACTTATCCCAAAAAGTTATGCGATCGAAGATGAGTTGTTCTCTACCGACGCCGGCGAACACCTAAGTGATCACCTCGCGATTTCGCTCAGTCTGGATTGGGAATATATAGGCGATAAGCCTATAAATTAA
- a CDS encoding aspartate aminotransferase family protein, with protein MISNRELFLRNTAQTSNSPRLVEIARAEGIYLYGPDGQQYMDLVSGFNVSNIGHRHPKVIEAIQQQLEKYLHVTVYGEFVQAPQVYFATELLACLPPTFGSVYLTNSGAESVEGAMKLAKKYTGRRQIIAARKAYHGSTQGALSLIGNEEYHRAYAPLLPEISFIDFGATPDLDLITEETAAVIIEPIQGEAGVRVPSVAYMQALRAKCSDTGALLIFDEIQTGFGRTGKMFAFEHFDVVPDILMLAKGIGGGMPLGAFVAPKHMMDVFKDNPMLGHITTFGGHPVSCAAARASLAVIQEEKLVEQVVEKAARFRKAFDIPQIKEIRGIGLMMCLQLDTFDQVYAVSNYCATRGVMIDWYLHCETALRLAPPLTITTAEIDQACAVILDGIREVIH; from the coding sequence ATGATCAGTAACAGAGAACTTTTCTTGCGTAATACCGCACAGACCTCCAACTCACCCCGGCTAGTAGAAATTGCGAGAGCAGAAGGAATCTATCTTTACGGGCCAGATGGTCAGCAGTATATGGATTTGGTCTCTGGATTTAATGTTAGCAACATTGGACATCGGCATCCAAAGGTTATCGAAGCGATCCAGCAGCAGCTGGAAAAATACCTTCATGTTACGGTGTATGGCGAGTTTGTACAAGCCCCGCAGGTATATTTTGCGACCGAATTGCTCGCATGCCTGCCTCCCACTTTTGGCTCGGTATACCTCACTAATTCTGGAGCGGAATCGGTAGAAGGTGCTATGAAACTGGCGAAGAAATATACCGGAAGAAGACAGATCATAGCGGCACGCAAAGCATACCATGGTAGCACACAGGGAGCGCTTAGCTTAATCGGAAACGAAGAATATCACCGGGCTTATGCCCCACTCTTGCCTGAAATTTCTTTTATCGATTTTGGTGCTACACCAGATCTAGACTTAATCACAGAGGAAACTGCCGCCGTTATTATCGAGCCAATACAGGGCGAAGCAGGTGTTCGCGTTCCTTCTGTTGCCTATATGCAAGCGCTACGAGCAAAATGTAGCGATACCGGCGCTCTTCTGATCTTTGATGAAATTCAAACTGGTTTTGGGCGTACCGGAAAGATGTTTGCATTTGAGCATTTTGACGTTGTACCCGATATACTGATGTTGGCCAAAGGAATTGGTGGCGGCATGCCTTTAGGTGCATTTGTTGCACCCAAGCACATGATGGATGTATTTAAAGATAATCCCATGCTTGGCCATATCACTACGTTCGGCGGGCATCCGGTGAGCTGTGCTGCGGCACGCGCCTCACTAGCAGTAATTCAGGAAGAAAAGTTGGTGGAGCAGGTTGTGGAGAAAGCGGCCCGCTTTCGAAAAGCTTTTGATATTCCACAAATCAAAGAGATTCGTGGAATCGGACTGATGATGTGCCTGCAACTGGACACATTTGATCAGGTGTACGCCGTTAGTAATTATTGTGCAACTCGAGGTGTGATGATTGATTGGTATTTGCACTGTGAAACAGCCCTTCGATTAGCACCACCATTAACGATTACAACAGCAGAGATCGATCAGGCATGTGCTGTGATACTGGATGGAATTCGAGAAGTGATCCATTAA
- a CDS encoding sigma-70 family RNA polymerase sigma factor, with product MEDALIIAKFANESTREEAFNLLLKKYQQKIYWHVRRMVIDHDDADDVVQDVFVKVWRNLEKFREDSQLYTWLYRIATNECITFLNKKKQKQHVSLDEEDSSYLSSTLTASSYFNGDAAQMKLQQALLKLPEKQRLVFNMKYFEDLKYEEISEIVGTSVGALKASYHLAVKKIELFFRSND from the coding sequence ATGGAAGACGCTCTAATAATAGCCAAGTTTGCCAACGAGAGTACGAGAGAAGAAGCCTTCAATCTATTACTCAAGAAATACCAACAGAAAATATACTGGCATGTACGCCGTATGGTCATCGATCACGATGATGCCGACGATGTGGTGCAAGATGTGTTTGTGAAGGTATGGCGCAATTTGGAAAAATTTAGAGAAGACTCTCAACTATATACTTGGCTCTATCGTATAGCTACGAACGAATGTATTACCTTTTTAAATAAGAAGAAGCAGAAACAACATGTCTCATTGGACGAAGAAGATTCCTCCTATCTTTCGAGCACATTAACTGCTTCTTCTTACTTTAACGGAGATGCTGCGCAGATGAAACTGCAGCAAGCATTGCTAAAACTACCCGAGAAGCAGCGCTTGGTATTCAACATGAAATATTTTGAAGATCTGAAATACGAAGAAATCTCCGAAATTGTTGGAACAAGCGTAGGAGCACTTAAAGCTTCTTACCATTTAGCAGTGAAGAAAATAGAACTTTTTTTTCGCTCGAACGATTAA
- a CDS encoding transketolase C-terminal domain-containing protein, whose protein sequence is MKKYTYTESKDTRSGFGAGLLEAGKKNENVVALCADLIGSLKMNDFIKEFPERFFQIGIAEANMMGIAAGMTIGDKIPFTGTFANFSTGRVYDQIRQSIAYSDKNVKICASHAGLTLGEDGATHQILEDIGLMKMLPGMTVINTCDFNQTKAATLALVDHVGPTYLRFGRPVVPNFTPADQDFVIGKAVMLNEGTDVTIVATGHLVWEAIQAGEELEKLGISAEIINIHTIKPLDEEAILASVSKTRCVVTAEEHNRLGGLGDSVAQVLARHLPSPQEYVAVDDSFGESGKPDELMDKYGLNAAAIVAAVRKVITRK, encoded by the coding sequence ATGAAAAAATACACATATACAGAATCAAAGGATACGCGTTCGGGCTTCGGCGCAGGCTTATTGGAAGCCGGAAAAAAGAACGAAAACGTAGTGGCATTATGTGCCGACCTGATTGGTTCGTTAAAGATGAATGATTTCATCAAAGAATTTCCAGAACGATTCTTTCAAATCGGTATTGCCGAAGCAAATATGATGGGGATTGCTGCCGGAATGACGATTGGTGATAAAATCCCTTTTACAGGCACTTTTGCCAATTTCTCTACTGGCCGGGTTTACGATCAAATTCGTCAATCCATCGCCTATTCAGACAAAAACGTTAAGATCTGTGCTTCTCATGCCGGATTGACCTTAGGAGAAGACGGTGCCACGCATCAGATTCTGGAAGATATTGGCTTAATGAAGATGTTACCTGGCATGACTGTGATCAATACATGTGACTTCAACCAAACAAAAGCAGCTACATTGGCGTTGGTAGACCATGTAGGACCTACATATCTACGCTTCGGACGACCGGTAGTGCCGAACTTCACTCCTGCTGATCAGGATTTTGTGATTGGTAAAGCGGTTATGCTAAACGAAGGTACAGATGTAACGATCGTTGCCACCGGACATTTAGTGTGGGAGGCTATTCAAGCAGGTGAAGAATTGGAGAAATTGGGTATCTCGGCTGAGATCATCAATATCCACACCATCAAACCGCTGGACGAAGAAGCCATATTGGCATCAGTCTCCAAAACGAGATGTGTAGTTACTGCAGAAGAACACAACAGATTGGGTGGTTTGGGTGATAGTGTTGCACAAGTATTGGCACGCCACTTACCTAGCCCACAAGAATACGTAGCAGTAGATGATAGCTTTGGCGAATCAGGAAAACCAGATGAATTGATGGATAAATATGGCCTGAATGCTGCCGCTATTGTTGCCGCTGTGCGCAAAGTGATAACTCGTAAGTAA
- a CDS encoding transketolase, which yields MSADITKLEQIASQVRRDIVRMVHSCQSGHPGGSLGCTDYFVALYFHAMKHDPSFNFNASGEDLFFLSNGHISPVFYSTLARAGYFPASELATFRKIDSRLQGHPTTHEHLPGIRIASGSLGQGLSVAIGAAQAKKLDKDPQTVYVLMGDGELQEGQIWEAAMYAAHNKMDNVIAAVDYNGAQIDGATKDVLSLGDLRAKWEAFGWDVLDILKGNDMASILEGLDDAKSRSRKGKPVMILLHTGMGYGVDFMMGSHKWHGVAPNDEQLASALAQNPETLGDY from the coding sequence ATGAGTGCAGATATTACTAAGTTAGAACAGATTGCATCCCAAGTAAGGCGCGATATTGTGCGTATGGTTCACTCCTGTCAATCCGGCCATCCGGGTGGGTCTTTAGGTTGTACCGACTATTTCGTTGCTTTATATTTTCATGCCATGAAGCATGATCCTTCATTTAATTTCAATGCTTCGGGAGAGGATTTATTTTTCCTTTCCAATGGGCATATCTCCCCGGTTTTTTACAGTACGCTAGCGCGGGCAGGATATTTTCCGGCTTCGGAATTAGCTACTTTCAGAAAGATCGACTCGCGTTTGCAAGGACATCCCACTACGCATGAGCATCTGCCGGGTATTCGCATTGCATCGGGCTCATTAGGGCAAGGTCTTTCTGTAGCTATTGGCGCAGCCCAAGCAAAAAAGTTAGACAAAGATCCGCAGACGGTATATGTGCTTATGGGTGATGGCGAATTGCAAGAAGGGCAAATCTGGGAAGCTGCTATGTATGCTGCACACAACAAAATGGATAATGTCATTGCGGCGGTGGATTATAACGGAGCACAGATTGATGGCGCTACCAAAGATGTATTGAGTTTAGGAGATCTTCGCGCTAAATGGGAAGCTTTTGGTTGGGATGTCTTAGACATTTTAAAAGGAAACGACATGGCGTCGATCTTAGAAGGATTAGATGATGCGAAATCACGTTCGCGCAAAGGTAAACCAGTCATGATTTTATTGCACACAGGCATGGGCTACGGTGTAGATTTTATGATGGGATCGCACAAATGGCATGGTGTGGCACCTAATGACGAGCAATTAGCCTCGGCATTGGCGCAAAATCCAGAAACCTTAGGGGATTACTAG
- a CDS encoding formylglycine-generating enzyme family protein: MNKKTTALLLTFFCILTAIYAQELPVCCSENLVSRSSFTVKQHVSTPTVSVDKDRVDMILIEGDTFSMGNPRFADAGVIRQVTLSSYWVDVYAVTNAQFARFVEETNYVTVAERPLYPQDFPGVDTALLVVGSAVFTTPDSDTNLQNYLQWWDFVPGASWRHPEGSQSNIIGRDNHPVVHIAYDDAEAYAKWAGKRLPTEAEWEYAAKGNLDLSSEFYWGDELKKDGSWQANIFQGQFPTNNTQEDGYIQTAPVGSFPANSFGLYDMSGNVWEWCSDYYYPTYDTKELINPKGPNSSYDPQEPLAAKRVQRGGSFLCNDQYCEGYKTGARGKGEVNSTANHIGFRCVSDVK; this comes from the coding sequence ATGAATAAAAAGACCACGGCACTATTACTAACCTTTTTTTGCATACTGACTGCAATATATGCACAAGAACTGCCGGTTTGCTGTAGTGAGAATTTGGTCTCCCGATCCTCCTTTACAGTCAAGCAACACGTGTCGACACCAACAGTATCGGTGGACAAAGATCGTGTTGACATGATCCTGATAGAAGGCGACACATTTTCTATGGGAAATCCCCGTTTTGCTGATGCTGGCGTGATACGCCAAGTAACGCTTTCCTCCTATTGGGTCGATGTATATGCCGTTACCAATGCACAGTTTGCACGTTTTGTGGAAGAGACCAATTATGTTACGGTGGCCGAACGTCCATTATATCCACAAGATTTTCCAGGAGTAGATACCGCATTACTAGTAGTCGGTTCTGCGGTATTTACCACCCCTGATTCGGATACAAACCTTCAAAACTACCTTCAATGGTGGGATTTTGTTCCTGGCGCATCTTGGCGTCATCCTGAAGGCTCGCAAAGCAACATTATTGGTCGGGACAACCACCCAGTAGTACATATCGCCTACGATGACGCGGAAGCTTACGCCAAGTGGGCTGGCAAACGCCTGCCTACAGAAGCCGAGTGGGAATATGCAGCGAAAGGAAATCTAGACTTATCTAGTGAGTTTTATTGGGGAGACGAATTGAAAAAGGATGGCAGTTGGCAAGCCAATATCTTCCAAGGCCAATTTCCTACAAACAACACTCAAGAAGACGGATACATCCAGACCGCACCGGTAGGTTCCTTTCCGGCTAACAGTTTTGGCCTCTATGATATGTCTGGAAATGTTTGGGAATGGTGTTCTGATTATTATTATCCAACCTACGATACCAAAGAATTGATTAACCCGAAGGGTCCCAACTCGTCCTACGATCCACAAGAGCCCCTGGCTGCAAAACGCGTACAACGTGGCGGATCATTTTTGTGCAATGATCAATATTGTGAAGGCTATAAAACTGGGGCAAGAGGTAAGGGCGAAGTAAATAGCACGGCGAATCACATAGGCTTTCGCTGTGTGAGTGACGTAAAATAA
- a CDS encoding NifU family protein, with amino-acid sequence MATINVYTETTPNPATMKFLVNKLLINGSVDFPDQEKAQASPFARELFKFNFVNGVFFASNFVTVTKTDDADWSDIESLLKEFVKGAVESELKVQEVVADENVSFEGTETEVKIQQVLHDYVRPAVEQDGGAIAYKSFDNGIVTVELRGSCSGCPSSTITLKAGIEGLLKRMVPDVEEVVAEAM; translated from the coding sequence ATGGCTACGATAAACGTATATACAGAAACAACACCAAATCCTGCTACCATGAAGTTTTTGGTCAATAAGTTATTGATCAATGGAAGTGTGGATTTCCCGGATCAGGAGAAAGCGCAGGCATCTCCTTTTGCTAGAGAACTTTTTAAGTTCAACTTCGTGAACGGCGTGTTTTTCGCGAGCAATTTTGTCACTGTCACCAAGACAGATGACGCCGATTGGAGCGACATTGAAAGCTTATTGAAAGAGTTTGTAAAAGGTGCCGTAGAGTCAGAGTTGAAGGTACAAGAAGTCGTTGCGGATGAGAACGTATCTTTCGAGGGAACCGAAACGGAGGTCAAAATTCAACAAGTCTTGCACGACTATGTACGCCCTGCGGTGGAGCAAGATGGTGGAGCGATAGCCTATAAATCTTTTGATAACGGCATTGTCACGGTGGAGCTTCGCGGTTCTTGTAGCGGTTGTCCGTCTTCCACAATTACGCTGAAAGCCGGTATCGAAGGTCTATTAAAAAGAATGGTGCCTGATGTAGAAGAAGTGGTGGCAGAAGCCATGTAA